One genomic region from Candidatus Melainabacteria bacterium encodes:
- the rplX gene encoding 50S ribosomal protein L24: protein MSEQYIKINNKNKRRRVIYSNLPIGGHPKRKGFYIVSKAFVKDSVTNPKAKLSIKRGDTVMVISGDDKGKTGKILAVFPREGKVIVESVNMIHRHQKPKRVGQAGEIIEKEAPIFASKVMLYDATKKRPSRSGHKILKDGKKVRIFKISGEPID, encoded by the coding sequence ATGAGCGAACAATATATAAAAATAAATAACAAGAATAAAAGAAGAAGAGTTATATACTCAAATCTTCCTATTGGAGGACATCCTAAGAGAAAAGGTTTTTACATTGTTTCAAAAGCATTTGTAAAAGATAGTGTAACAAATCCAAAAGCAAAATTAAGTATTAAACGTGGTGATACTGTAATGGTTATTTCTGGAGATGATAAAGGAAAGACTGGGAAAATCCTAGCTGTATTTCCACGTGAGGGTAAGGTAATAGTTGAGTCTGTAAATATGATTCACAGACATCAAAAACCAAAAAGAGTTGGACAAGCTGGTGAAATAATTGAAAAAGAAGCACCAATCTTTGCATCTAAAGTTATGCTCTATGATGCTACAAAGAAAAGACCAAGCAGAAGCGGACATAAAATTTTAAAAGATGGCAAGAAAGTTCGTATTTTTAAAATTAGTGGAGAACCAATAGATTAA
- the rplN gene encoding 50S ribosomal protein L14, translating to MIQQETNLEVADNTGAKRVRCIRVLKGSNARYAGVGDLIIGSVKEALPNMLVKEHEIVTCVIVRTKKTLSRNDGSKIRFDENAVVIIDKQNNPRGTRVFGPVARELREKQFMKIVSLAPEVL from the coding sequence ATGATACAGCAAGAAACTAATTTAGAAGTTGCAGACAATACTGGTGCAAAACGAGTCAGATGCATTAGAGTTTTAAAAGGAAGTAATGCACGTTACGCAGGTGTTGGTGATCTTATTATTGGCTCTGTAAAAGAAGCACTTCCAAATATGCTTGTAAAAGAACATGAAATTGTTACTTGTGTTATTGTCAGGACTAAAAAAACTTTAAGTAGAAATGATGGCAGTAAAATTAGATTTGATGAAAATGCTGTAGTAATAATTGATAAACAAAACAACCCAAGAGGAACCCGCGTTTTTGGACCTGTTGCAAGAGAGTTAAGAGAAAAACAGTTTATGAAAATTGTTTCATTAGCACCAGAGGTATTATAG